The following DNA comes from Candidatus Baltobacteraceae bacterium.
TGGTACCGGTAACGCCGAGCACGTCGAGCGCGCGCGAGGGGTCGTCGAAGAAAGCAGCGGCGATCGTCGAGAGCGCGCGGCGCGTATCGGGGACGTGAATTGCGCTGACGCTCACCGGCACGGCGAGCGCGTGCGCCGCTTCAACCACGACCGCGACCGCGCCGGCAGCGATCGCGCGCTGCACGAACGCGTGACCGTCGGTGTGTTCGCCGGGCATCGCGACGAACAACGCGCCGGGCGTGACCCGGCGCGAATCGATCTCGATGCTGCTGATCTCGCGCGAGCGTTCGCCGATGACCTGCGTGCTCGCGGGTAAGCGCGCGACGATACGATCGAGCGTCATGGCAAGACACCCGCGTGCAGCATCGCTTCGCGCGCGATCCGTGCGAAGACCGGGCCCGCGATCTCGCTGCCGTAGTACATGCCCTGCGGATCTTCGATCTTGACGTAGATGACGTAACGCGGATGCTGGTAGGGAATCATGCCGATGAACGATGCGGCGTAGTGACCGGGCGCGTATTGCCCATCGACGACCATCTGCGCGGTGCCGGTCTTGCCGGCGGTGGTGTAGCCGGGAATCTGCGCGACGAAACGGCCGGTTCCGTGGGTGACGACCGAACGCAGCATCGCGCGCAGCTCGGCGGCGATCTTTTCGGAGAAGACGCGGTGTTCGACCTCGGGCGGATATTGGTAGATGATCTTGCCCCGCTGATCTTCGATGGCACGCACGATGCGCGGGCGCATCAGCAAGCCGCCGTTCGCGATCGCGCAGTAGTAACGCGCCATTGCGATCGGCGTGACCGAAACGCCTTGGCCGAACGACATCGTGGGCAGCGAGAGTTCGCTCCACTGATCGGGCGAGGGGACGATGCCGGGGCTCTCACCTGGGAGTTCGATATCGGTCGGCGAGCCGAATCCCGCCTTGCGTTCCATACTATAGAAGTTCTGTGCTCCGGTCGCGAGGCCCACTTCGGCCGCGCCCACGTTGTGGGAATACTCGACGATCTCGCCCAACGTTTCGGTGTCGCCGGTTATCGGCATGTCGTCGTCGGCGTTGTGGATCGTGTGGCCGTCGATGGTGATGGCGTCGCGGGCCGGGAAGCGCGTCTGCAGGGTGACGCGGCCCGAGGTGAGCGCCGCCGCCGCGGTGACCAGCTTGTAGGTGGAGCCCGGCTCGTAGGTGTCGACGACGGCGCGGTCTTCGTAATCGCGCGCCGGGTACTTCCAGAAATGGTTCGGATCGAAGTGCGGGATGTTGGCCATCGCCAAGATCTCGCCGGTCCACGGATCCATCACGATCGCGGTACCGTCCTTCGCGTGCGACTTCGCGACTTCTTGATCGAGCGCTTCTTCGGTGACGAACTGCAAGTACGAGTCGACGGTGAGTTCAAGGGAGAGACCGGGCTGCGCCGGCGTGATCACGTGCTCGTGACCGAAGGGAATCGGCCGGCCGAAATCGTCGGTTTCGAGCGTGACCTGCCCGGACTGTCCGCGCAAGAGCGAATCGAATTCGTATTCGAGGCCGTCGAGGCCGTTCTCGTCGGTGCCGACGAAGCCGAGAATGGTGGAGAGCATGTCGCCGACCATGTCGATGCGCTTGCCGGTGACTTCTTCTTTGAGCTGAACGCCGCCGCCGAGATTTGCCGCGCGGACCCGCTGCGCCAGCTCGACCGGAATCTTGCGCGCGATCCACACGAACCAAAGCGATTTATCGTGCAGGTCGGCGACGATCGAGGGATCGAGTTTGCCGAAGATCGCTTCGAGCTTGGCAACGGTGGCGTCGGGATCGGTGAGGTCGCGCGGCACGGCGTAGACGCTCTCGGAGGGGAGAGAGCGCACCAGCACCGTGCCGTTTCGATCGGCAATGAAACCGCGGCGCGCGAAGACTTCGACCGTGTTGGAGTCTTGCGCGAGCGCTTCGCGAGCGAGCTTGGGTCCGTCGATGACTTGTACGAGATAGAGACGGATGCCGAGGTAACCCGCCATCGCGAGACAGAGATAGAAAAACAGCTTCGCGCGCATCGGAGCGATACGCGCGAAGGCCCGGTTGTGGAGCACCGTGCGCGCCACGCGTTAGCTCCTTAGAACCAAGCGGCGATCGTGTCGAAGAGCGGGATCTTCGATTTCGCGACCGTGGCCGGCGGTTCGATCCGCACCACGGCGAAGGTTTGCGCATCGTGCATGTTGAGCTTGGCCGCGATCGCGGCGAGCCGTTCTTCGGAGCTGGCTTGCGCGATCGCATCATCGAGCCGCGCGGTCTGTTCTTGCAGCACGTCGCGCTGGTGCTGCGCCTTATCGAGCGCGTAGCTGAGACTGGTGACGTTGGAGAGCAGCGCCAGATAGCCCATCAGCGCAACCAGCGCGATCGAGAGGCCGCCGGCGATGCGCACGATCGCGCCGTAGCGCGCGCGGGTGTTCTTGACGATGCGCGTTTGGGTGGCGGTGCGGGCGCTGCGCGGATTGCGGATGCGTTGTGGCGCTACCATTAGCTTGCTTTCCGTTGGGCGGCGCGCAGCTTGGCGCTGCGGGCGCGGGGATTCTCGGCCGTCTCGTGCTCATCGGGCACGAGCGGCTTGCGCGTGAGAACCTCGAGGCGCTCGTCGTCGCGAAAGGTTTGCTTCACGATGCGATCCTCGAGCGAGTGGAAGCTGATGACGACGATGCGACCGGCGTCGCGCAGCGAGTCGATCGCGCCGGCCAGACCCTCGCGCAGCGCGCCGAGTTCGTCGTTGACCGCGATGCGCAGCGCTTGGAAGACGCGCGTGGCGGGATGGATGCGCTCCCTCTTCCCAGGCCGGCGCATCACGCCCGCCACGAACTGTGCGAATTCGAGGGTGGTTTTCGGCAGGCGGCCGGCGCTGCGCCGTTCGACGAGCGCGTGCGCGATGCGGCGCGCCGCGCGCTCTTCGCCGTAGTTGAAGAAGATGTCGGCGAGTTCGCGTTCGCTGGCGGTAGCGAGGACGTCGTAGGCGCTGCGGCCTTCGTACGGATTCATTCGCATATCGAGCGGCGCCGACTCACGAAACGAGAAGCCGCGCTGCGCATTATCGAGCTGCATCGACGAAACTCCCAAATCGAAGAGCACTCCGTCGATCTGCGCCACCCCGCAGTCGGCCAAGACGCGACGAAGTTCCGAGAAATTCGCATGGACGAAGGTAAACGATGGATGCGTGATGGTGTGCGCTCGCGCAATCGCGTCCGGATCGGCATCGAGCGCGATCAATCGGCCGGTCTGCAAACGCGAGAGGATCGCTCGCGAGTGCCCACCCGCACCGAAGGTCGCATCGACGTACGTCCCATCCGGCCGGATCGCCAAATAATCGATCGCCGCATCGAGCAAGACCGAGACGTGACTCATGGAGGCATCCCATCAGAAGAGCCCGAGGTCGGCCATGAAATCGGCGACCTCGCCCTCCGGCGCGGCGTGCGCGGAATATTGTTCTTTCGCCCAGATCTCGACGCGGGTGAGCGCGCCGATGGAGACGACGTCGCGATCGATCGACGCGTAGCCGCGCTGTGCGGCTGGGATCAGCAGGCGCCCTTGCGCATCGCACGCCACTTCCTCTGTATGTGCGAAGATGTTGCGCACGATGCGGCGGAAGCGCTCATCCTTGCGCGGAGCCTCCTCCAGGCGCGTGCAGAACTCGGCCCAGGTGACGCTGGGGTAGAGCGCGAGGCATGGCTCGGGCTGGGCAATCGTGATGACGAAGCCCGCTCCAAGCCGTTCCCGAAAGCGCGCGGGGACGATGAGGCGCCCCTTCTCATCGAGGGCATGCTCCACCGAACCCGTAAAGCGCGGCAGCTCCGCGTGCAAGGTCCCTCCCCCAGCCACCACTCAGCACCACTTCACACCACTATAAGGTTTACGACGGGGAGGGTCAAAGGCGAACACGTGTTCGTGGCCACAAAGAACCGCGGCGCAACGGCAAGGCGAAAGGAAGCCCCTGATCTCAGCGGCTGGCGCAGAATCACGTCCGGCGGGTCGAGCCGATCAAACGCCAGCGTGATTTATACGGCGACAAGTTATGTGAGAAGCGCGGAGTGGCGAAACCGCAGGATGAACGAATAAGCGTAATCCGCATTAGCACGAGCACGCGCGCTGGGTCTCCCCGCGGACAGCCCCTGGAGTCATCTAATGGACGAACAACAGAGCGCCGGCGCTATGGCGTCAGGAAACGCATTTGATTTCACGGCGCACAAACAGCGCGCCGTCTCGGAGTACTTAAAGCGACGAGACTATTTTGTTGCGCTTGCCCACATGGTTGAGCGAATAGTTCGCGAGTGCCTAGTTCAACGTGGCATCAAGGTCAACTCAGTAGATAGCAGGGCTAAGGACGCGGCCAGCTTTGAAGAGAAAGCGGGCACCCCTTCCGACGCTGATCCGAACATTCCCAAATACCCGAATCCACTGGAGCAAATTACCGATCTCGCCGGAGTAAGAGTCATCACGTTCTTCCCGAGCACTCTCGATGATATCGACGTATTGATCGGCGATGAATTTGAAATCATTGAGCGATCTGACAAGGGAGCGGCGCTGATAGCTGAGCAGCGATTCGGTTATCAAAGTATTCACTACCTCGTGCGACTAGATCGAAAGCGGGGAACCTTACCGGAGTACCAAGACTTCAAGGGCGCGAGTGTTGAAATCCAGGTCCGCACCATTTTGCAACACGCATGGGCCGAAATCGAACACGATATTCAATACAAATCGGCCTCGGTGATCCCAACTGAGATTCGAAGACGATTCATGTCCCTGGCGGGTTTACTTGAAATAGCTGATCGAGAATTCCAGGCGATCCAAGATGCCGACGCAAGCGTGACCGCCCGCGCGCGTGAACAAATCGCCAGCGGCAACTTAGACGAAGTCGAAGTCACGCCCGATGCCCTTAAGGAATATCTCGATCGGCGCTTAGGTCCCGATCGCCGAATATCCGAGTTCTCCTACAACTGGACGGCAAGATTACTGCGCAATCTTGGCTTTAGCACGATGGGCCAGGTCGATCGCTGCATCAGCGGTTACGATGATAATTGGGTTTCCGATGTTGCTTATTCCACTCGACAAGGCCAGACTACCCGATTTGAGCTAATGCTACTAGCCTCAATGGGTGAGCGGTACATTCAACGTCACATATTCGCCACGCAGCCCTGGTACGTCGAGGATAGCCGGGACAAGCAGAGTCTCGAGGCCTTTCGCAGTGCGGGGATCAAGATCGGGGACTACGATCCCGTTGCAGAATCAAAACACGCCTAGCAGAAGCCGGGAGCACCGGAACACTCGCTCGCTCAGGCCGCCAAGGAGCCCACCGTCTTGGACACATTGCGCGGCGGAACCGCTCCGGCCAAACGCCCATACAGAATAACCGTCTCTCGGCGGTGGCCGGTGATGGCTCGACCTCGGGGGCGCTCATGCCTTCGCCCAAGAGTTCCACCATCGCGCCATCGCTGCTCATCGGTCAGCGAGTCCATGCAAAGAAGGCTTATACTCGCGTATGCAAGCCGAAAACGCCCAACGGCTCAGGACTCTTCGCCGCTATCGCCGGCTAACGACTCCACCAACAGGTATTGTTGGCCTTGTTGAGATGGATCGTGACGTCGCCCGAGTTCTTGGGCACCTGCATATCCGTTTTACAAATGTTGCGAACGCCGTCGAGCGTTTTGATCTCCGCCATGATCTTCATGTTCCCTTGGGCGCTGTCCCAGTGCCAGCGATAATTCGGGCGGACCATAAAGGCGTTTTGGATGCGGCCGTTCGCGTACACCGTGACCCAGACCGGATTTGGCAGCGGATTTACGATGTAGAGGTCGTACGGCAATCGCGCTGCGGCTACGGCGGTTGAGGCCACAACAAAGGCGGCAATGAGAAGAAAACGGAGCCGTCCAAGCATCGATAGGATCCCCTTTCCAAAGCCGACTCGAACGCCATCGAGCCCTGTTCTGAGGATTCTTTCGAATCAGTTGGAGATCATGCTCACGACGACGACTTCATGGTGAGTTGACCCCGTCGCCGAACGTTGCTAGGCGGCTCGCGCCTGCGTGGGTTCCGGTGAAACTCGCGAAGGCAGCACCCCCGCGAGGCGACCGTACAATACAACCGTCTCTCGCCGATGCCCCGTAATGCGCTCGACCTCGCGGGCGCTCATGCCTTCGCGCAAAAGTTCCACGATACGTTGTTGCTGCTCGACGGTTAGCGTGTTCATGGGTGATACTCAGACGATCGGCGGCCGCGGCCCTGCCGGCGGTGTCCGCTTTTGAGCCGGAAAACATTCCCAGCGCACACCGGCTCTGCTATAAAACGGGCCATGAGTTACCTCGTGCCGACCGTCGTCGAGAACACCGCGCGCGGCGAGCGCGCCTTCGACATCTACTCGCGCCTCCTCAAAGACCGCATCGTCTTCATCAGCGGCGAGATCACGGATCAGCTCGCTAGCCTTGCCGTCGCGCAGCTGCTCTTCCTCGAGAAAGAAGATCCCGACAAAGACGTCGATCTCTACATCAACAGCCCCGGCGGCAGCGTCACCGCGGCGCTTGGGATTTACGATACGATGCAGTTCATCAAGCCGGCGGTCGCGACGATCTGCGTGGGGTTTGCGGCCTCGATGGCCTCGGTGCTCTTGACCGGCGGCGCGCCGGGCAAACGCGCGGCGCTGCCCTACAGCAAGATCCTCATCCACCAGCCGTCGATCGGGCAGATCGGCGGCCAAGCCACCGACATCGAATTGCACGCGCGCGAACTCGTCGCCACGCGCAAGACGCTCGCCGACATCTACGCGAAAACGACGGGAAAAGCCGAAGAGCAAATCTTGCGCGACCTCGATCGCGATTTCTTCATGACGCCCGGGCAGGCACGCGACTACGGCATCGTCGACGAGGTTCTCGAAGCCAACGGCCGCGCGGAGAGCGCGTAGTCGATGCAGCATAGGCCGATTGAACTACTGCATGTTACGCCGAGCTAAGGTACGATTGCGAAGGAACCTTCCCTCAGGAGGTTGATTTATCGTGCGAGCTTTGGTGTTGACCGGCGGTGGCGCCCTCGGTGCCTACGAGGCCGGGGTCATTTGCGGTCTTGCCGAGACCGGTCAGCATTTCGACCTAGTTTGTGGCACCTCGATCGGTGCCATCAATGCGGCGTTCTACGCTCAGGGGCTCATCGAAGAACTCGAAGGGCTCTGGAAGACGATCGCGGGCAAGAACATTGTCACGCTTTCGCCCACAGCACAGCGGGTAATGGACTTCGTGAGCGAACTCGAGGCCGTCCTGAAGCTAAACCCAGCGCTCTGGGCATTCCACGTTCTCGGCCTGATTAAGAAGTACAAGGCAATGGGCCCGTTGCCCGAACTGATGGCGATGCTTGGAGCCCTCGACCGCTCCCCCGTGACAGCACTGCTGCAACCAGTTCTCAACTTCGACAACATCCGCTGTTCGCTCGTCGTCACCGGGACTAATGTGAATTTGCAAACATCGGAATCGTTCTTCGCGTTCGCGGCTCCCGCCGGTGGTACGCCTACCGCCGTCGACCTGCAAAAAGCATTTCTCGCGAACGCTAAATCAGCGCATCCGATTACAGCCGAAAACTACCTCGTCGCGGTCGAGGCCTCGGGTTCGCTGCCCTTTGCCTTTCCGCCAATGAGCGAGAACCTAGGTTCATCTACTACCTATCTCTACGTTGACGGAGGAGTCGCGAACAATTCGCCGATCGGGCTTGCGATCAATGCGGGCGCGACCGATATCACTGTAATTTTCATGACACCCGCGAGTAACGCGCCACTCGCCGCGGTCCCCAATGTTGCAGTGCTCGGTCTGGCTTGCTATACCGTCATGCAGCAAAAGATTCTTGAAGACGATATGAAGCTGGCGCTTATGACGAATCAGGCTGTTGCGGGGAGGACCGCCGCGAATGACAAGCTCGGGCTGCAAGGCAAAGTAGAAGTGAGCCTTCGGCAGGTACGGCCGGTACAGCCGTTGGCACTTTCCGTCCTGGGATTCAATGATCAACCCGCAATTGACGAAGCGTTTGAACTCGGCCGTTCCGATGCGAAAGGTGTCAAGACGGTTTGGGAACGCGCCTAAGCGCCGGCGGGGGATCGTCGGTCCCGGAAGTCACCCGTTAATCACGAGGAGCGGGAAAATCTAGCCGCGCACGAACGAGCCATGCGTGGGCTACATCGACAACACTCTGCTCCCCGGCGAAGAGGTCGTGTATCAAGCGAAGCTGCATCCAATCATCGCTGTGCCCGCTGGAGTCGTGGTGCTGTTGGGAATCATCATCGCGATGACGTGGTCCCAAATCCTTGGGCTGCTCGTCGGCATCGTCGGCGTTGGGATGGGCACGATTGCCCTCATTCGGTACAACTCGTCCGAATTTGCGGTCACGAACCGTCGCGTCGTTATCAAGGTTGGGGCACTTGGCAGCAGATTGCTCGAACTCGAGCTGAACCGGATCGAGGGTATCGACGTCGAGCAGACGGCATTTGGCCGCCTCTTCGACTACGGCACGATTGGCGTGCGGGGAATCGGCGGCACGGAGGAGAGCTTCCCCGCGATCGCGGCGCCGCTCGAATTTCGCAAGCACGTGCAAGAAATGCTCCCGAACTAACGAGCGCGTTTCAACCCGGCGGGATGCCTTCCGCGAAATGAAAGACGTTCGTGGGGTCGTATTTCGTCTTGATCTTGCGTAGGCGTTGAAAGTTCCCGTCGTGGTAGGCAAGCTGCCAATCGCGCAGTGACGGATCGATGAAGTTCTGGTAGGCGCCGCCCTTGGCGAGCGGAACGATCGCCTCGTAAAACGCGTCGAGCCAGGCCAGATTGCGCGCGAGCGCGTCGGGTGGCGTCGTCTGGGTCCAATACAGCTCGATCGAACTCAGCCACGAGCTGAAGCGATGGGCAAACGCCATCTCGTGCGGTCCGCGATCGTTCACATGCGCGCCGGTTTGAAACACCTTGAACGCCGCGCTTTTTGCCGTGCGCGGATAGCGCCGAAGCCACTCGAACACAACCGCATTAGCGTTGTGATCGAACGGCGCATTGAAGAAGCGCGAGCGCTCCTGCCAGTACGCCGGACGGCCCGGTTCGGCGAGCACGTCTTGCGCGGCCCAATAGGAATCGTGCTTGACGATGCCCTCGGGTTCGGCGATCGCGTACACCGGCGCGAGCATCTCGCGCAGTTGCGCCGGCGTGCCCGAATATTGCCCGAGCAGTTGGATCGTAATATCGGGCGTCGTTGCGTCGGGTGCAATCGCCGATACTTTCGAGCCGAGCGTCGCCGGCGCACGATCGAGGACGCCGATCAGTCGTTCGAAGACGCGCTCCGGTTGCCGTTTCCACGTCAAGTCGAAGACCGTCAGCGGTCCGACCTCGTAGGTTTGAAACGCGAACGACGTGTTGATCCCGAAATTTCCCCCGCCAGCGCCACGGCAGGCCCAAAACAATTCGTCGTTGCCGTGCACGGCGCGAGTCGTGCCGTCGGCGGTGACGATTTCCGTCGCAATCAGGTGATCGCAGGTCAGGCCATGCGCGCGCATATTGAAACCGATGCCGCCGCCGAGCACGAGGCCGGCCACGCCGACCGACGGGCAGCGTCCGTGGGTGATCGCAAGATTACGATTGCGAAATGCCGAGTACACATTCGAGTTTCGTGCGCCGCCGCCGAGCGTGGCGATGCCGGTCGACTCGTCGAACGCAACGTTATTCATCGTCCGCAGATCGATCATCAGCCCGGGCGTCGTCGAATATCCCGCGTACGAATGGCCGCCCGACCGCGCGACGAGCGGCACCCCGTATTCACGCGCGAAGAGAATCGACGTGCTCACGTCGCGAGCGTCGCTGCACACCGCAATCGCTTGCGGAAGAATCGCGTCGTAGCGCAGGTTATTCGGTTGCGCGTAGGCCGCATACCATCGGTCCCCGGGAAGTACGAGCTTCCCCCGGAGACGACGCGCAAGCTCCGCCCACGGAATGGTGCGACGCGCGCCCAGAAGCCCGAGCGCCGAAGTGCCGAGCGCAGCGGCAGCGGCGCTCTGGAGAAACACCCGCCGATTCACCATGGCCTGCGCTTCGCCTTTTTCGGAATCCGAGCCCGCTTCGGTCCGGTACGCGCGGTGCTCGAAGCGGCAGAGCATGCTGGTGCTCGGCTGTAACAGATCGCGACATTGAGTGGTTGAATCGAGGCATGACTGTGAAGAGCCACGCGACGACCGTGAAGTCGTCTACTCTCCCGACGACGATGAAAGCCGCCGTCCTCGACAAAGCGGGTCCGCCCGACGCCATTCGCGTAACGTCCGTGCCCGTACCGAAGCTTGCCCGAGGCCATGTGATTCTGGCGCTCGATTATGCCAGCGTGGGCATTTGGGATGCGAAGCAGCGCTCCGGCGCGTGGGGCGCGATCAAGCCCGGCACCATTTTAGGTGCGGACGGAAGCGGCGTTGTGGTTGCGGTTGCTTCCGACGTGAAGCACCTGCGCGTCGGCGAGCGTGTGTATTCCTATAGCTACGGTAATCCGCACGGCGGCTTCTACGCCGAATACATAGGCCTCCCGGCAGATCGCGTCGCGCGCGTGCCGGATCAGCTCGATCAAAAAGTCGCCGGCGCGATGCCGTGCGTTGCGCTGACGGCGCACGCGGGGCTGCACTCCTTAAAGATGAAGCGCGGCGAGACGCTGCTCGTCTTCGGCGCCACCGGCGGCGTCGGGTCGCTGGCAGTTTGGCTCGCGGCGAAGACCATCGGCGCAATCGTGTCCGGAACCGCACGACCCGACGCGCAGGACTACCTTCGCGCGCTCGGGGGCACGCCGATCACGCAGGATGCGACGACCGTGTTCGACGCGATGCTCGCCACCGCGAACGGCTCCGATCTTCCGCCCCTCGCCTCGCGTCTGCGCCCGAACGCACCGATCGCATTCCCGAACGGCATCGAGCCGGCACCGAAAGTCGGCGGCCACCCGTCGGTGCCGTTCGATGGGGATATGTCGCACGAAGCCTTCGAGCGCTTGAACCGAGCGATCGGCACGCAGACGATTCCGCTGAAGACGGAAGAGTTTCCGCTCGATCGTGTGGTCGATGCGCACCGGCGAATCGAACAGGGTCACGTCGAAGGCAAGATCGTTTTGCGCATCCGCGAATAGAGAATTATGACATCATCTACCGAGCGCGCAGTTCTGGCCGGCGGCTGCTTCTGGGGCATGCAGGAGCTGCTGCGCACGTACCCCGGCGTCATCTCGACACGCGTGGGCTATACCGGCGGCGAGGTGCCGAACGCGACCTATCGCAATCACGGCAACCACGCGGAGGCGATCGAGATCGTTTTCGATCCGGCGCAAATCAGCTACCGGCAATTGCTCGAGTTCTTCTTTCAAATCCACGACCCGACGACGCTCAATCGCCAGGGCAACGATCGCGGCACGAGCTATCGCTCGGCGATCTACTACACCACCGACGAACAACGCCGCATCGCCGAGCAGACGATTGCCGACGTCGACGCGTCAGGACTGTGGCCCGGCAAGGTCGTAACCGAAGTCGCGCCGGCGGGCCCGTTCTGGGAAGCCGAGCCCGAGCATCAGGATTACCTCCAGAAAATTCCGAACGGTTATACCTGCCACTTTGTCCGCAAGGACTGGAAGCTTCCGCATAGCAGCGCGGTGCGCTAGGGCGTTTTCTCCGCGAGCCACCGTTCAACATCGGCGCGCCAATTCGGCACCGTCGGGTCGATCATGCGCACGCGTTCTTTGGTGACCGTATCGCCGACGGCCTGTGTAATCAACCGCCGCACTTGGATACCCACGGTGGGGCTCGACACCACGATGGCAAGCCGGTGCATACCGTGGCCAAAGAGCTTTCCGTAGCGCTCGGAGATCATCGCTTGCGAATCGGCGTCGGTCGCGATCTTGGCTTTCGAAAGGTCCATGAGCAAGCTGAAGCCCGGCTTGGTGCGCGCGGCATCCATCAGGGCCGCATTCACCACCTTCAGTTCCTCGGGCGTCGGCCTTCCTTCGACGGTAACGGCAATGCCGTACGCGGTCGCTGCGGTTGTGTACATAAAACGCAACCCCTATTTCTTGTTCCGGCCCGATGCCCCTGGGATACGCGGCCTGCACCGTGATGCTTGGTGCACCAACGGAATCATCGGTTGATCAGCGCCGCCTGCCGTTCGTTATAACGCGGACCGGAAATTTTCTCCGGCGTGAGCGACGCGTCGAGCGTGGCCATGTCTTCGGCGCTGAGATGCACCTGCGATGCGCCGAGATTCTCCTCTAAGTAGCGCACGTGTTTGGTGCCCGGGATCGGCACGACGTCCGGCCCTTTGTGCAAGAGCCACGCGAGCGCGATCTGTCCCGGCGTGGCATCGTGACGCGCCGCCACCTCGCGCACGATCGACGCGGCGCGCATGTTCGCATCGAAATTCGCGCCTTGGTACCGCGGATCGCCGCGGCGATAATCGCCTTCGGGATACTCCTCCGCGCGCTTCACGTTGCCGGTCAAAAACCCGCGCCGGAGCGGTGCAAAGGGCACCAGCCCGATGGCGAGGTGACGCAGCAGCGGAATGATCTTCGGCTCCAGATTGCGCTCCCACAGCGAATATTCGCTCTGCAGCGCGGCGATCGGATGCGTGGCCTGCGCCCGGCGAATCGTCTCTTCGCCGACTTCCGAGAGCCCGAGATAAAGCACTTTTCCTTCGCGCACGAGTTCGGCCATCGCACCGATCGTTTCTTGGATCGGCACGTTCGGATCCAAGCGATGCTGATAGAGCAGATCGATGCGATCCGTCTTCAGCCGGCGCAGCGATCCCTCGACCGCTTCGCGCACGTGCTCGGGCCGGCTGTCGGTACCGTTTACCGCGCCGTCGCGTCCAAAGGTGAACCCGAATTTCGTCGCGATCACCGCTTGGTCGCGCTTGCCCGCCAGCGCGCGGCCGAGCAGCTCCTCGTTGGTGTACGGGCCGTAGGCTTCAGCGGTATCGAAGAACGTGCACCCAAGCTCGAGCGCACGTTGGATCGTGCGGATCGACTCGTTGTCGTCGCGTTCGCCCGGGCCGTAGGCAAAGCTCATGCCCATGCAGCCCAACCCGATGTCGGAAACCGCCAGCCCGTCGATGCCAAGGTTACGCGTAGCTAACATGTCTTCTCCCCATAGTCTTGCAGGCGCTCGTTCACTTCGCGTCGCTCACTCGTCAGTGTGGCTTGCATAACCCGGCTAGGTCAGAAGCGGTTCACCGCGGCCGCAAAAAATGTGCTTAAATTACTCGCATGACCGTGAAGAGTCCCGACACGACCGCCGTTGAAACCCTCCCGGCCTCCCTCACCGTCAATGGAAAACGGTACCGGGTCGAGGTCGATCCGCGCACGTCGCTGCTCGACTTCCTGCGCGAGACGCTGGGGCTGACCGGGACGAAAAAAGGCTGCGATCACGGGCAGTGCGGCGCCTGCACGATCCACGTCAACGGCAAACGCGCGCTCTCGTGCCTCACCTTCGTCGCGATGCATGACGGCGATACGATCACGACGATCGAAGGGCTTGCGAGCGGAGAAGACCTGCACCCC
Coding sequences within:
- a CDS encoding patatin-like phospholipase family protein → MRALVLTGGGALGAYEAGVICGLAETGQHFDLVCGTSIGAINAAFYAQGLIEELEGLWKTIAGKNIVTLSPTAQRVMDFVSELEAVLKLNPALWAFHVLGLIKKYKAMGPLPELMAMLGALDRSPVTALLQPVLNFDNIRCSLVVTGTNVNLQTSESFFAFAAPAGGTPTAVDLQKAFLANAKSAHPITAENYLVAVEASGSLPFAFPPMSENLGSSTTYLYVDGGVANNSPIGLAINAGATDITVIFMTPASNAPLAAVPNVAVLGLACYTVMQQKILEDDMKLALMTNQAVAGRTAANDKLGLQGKVEVSLRQVRPVQPLALSVLGFNDQPAIDEAFELGRSDAKGVKTVWERA
- a CDS encoding penicillin-binding protein 2, encoding MARTVLHNRAFARIAPMRAKLFFYLCLAMAGYLGIRLYLVQVIDGPKLAREALAQDSNTVEVFARRGFIADRNGTVLVRSLPSESVYAVPRDLTDPDATVAKLEAIFGKLDPSIVADLHDKSLWFVWIARKIPVELAQRVRAANLGGGVQLKEEVTGKRIDMVGDMLSTILGFVGTDENGLDGLEYEFDSLLRGQSGQVTLETDDFGRPIPFGHEHVITPAQPGLSLELTVDSYLQFVTEEALDQEVAKSHAKDGTAIVMDPWTGEILAMANIPHFDPNHFWKYPARDYEDRAVVDTYEPGSTYKLVTAAAALTSGRVTLQTRFPARDAITIDGHTIHNADDDMPITGDTETLGEIVEYSHNVGAAEVGLATGAQNFYSMERKAGFGSPTDIELPGESPGIVPSPDQWSELSLPTMSFGQGVSVTPIAMARYYCAIANGGLLMRPRIVRAIEDQRGKIIYQYPPEVEHRVFSEKIAAELRAMLRSVVTHGTGRFVAQIPGYTTAGKTGTAQMVVDGQYAPGHYAASFIGMIPYQHPRYVIYVKIEDPQGMYYGSEIAGPVFARIAREAMLHAGVLP
- the rsmH gene encoding 16S rRNA (cytosine(1402)-N(4))-methyltransferase RsmH; the encoded protein is MSHVSVLLDAAIDYLAIRPDGTYVDATFGAGGHSRAILSRLQTGRLIALDADPDAIARAHTITHPSFTFVHANFSELRRVLADCGVAQIDGVLFDLGVSSMQLDNAQRGFSFRESAPLDMRMNPYEGRSAYDVLATASERELADIFFNYGEERAARRIAHALVERRSAGRLPKTTLEFAQFVAGVMRRPGKRERIHPATRVFQALRIAVNDELGALREGLAGAIDSLRDAGRIVVISFHSLEDRIVKQTFRDDERLEVLTRKPLVPDEHETAENPRARSAKLRAAQRKAS
- a CDS encoding ATP-dependent Clp protease proteolytic subunit; this encodes MSYLVPTVVENTARGERAFDIYSRLLKDRIVFISGEITDQLASLAVAQLLFLEKEDPDKDVDLYINSPGGSVTAALGIYDTMQFIKPAVATICVGFAASMASVLLTGGAPGKRAALPYSKILIHQPSIGQIGGQATDIELHARELVATRKTLADIYAKTTGKAEEQILRDLDRDFFMTPGQARDYGIVDEVLEANGRAESA
- the mraZ gene encoding division/cell wall cluster transcriptional repressor MraZ is translated as MHAELPRFTGSVEHALDEKGRLIVPARFRERLGAGFVITIAQPEPCLALYPSVTWAEFCTRLEEAPRKDERFRRIVRNIFAHTEEVACDAQGRLLIPAAQRGYASIDRDVVSIGALTRVEIWAKEQYSAHAAPEGEVADFMADLGLF
- a CDS encoding PH domain-containing protein, which produces MGYIDNTLLPGEEVVYQAKLHPIIAVPAGVVVLLGIIIAMTWSQILGLLVGIVGVGMGTIALIRYNSSEFAVTNRRVVIKVGALGSRLLELELNRIEGIDVEQTAFGRLFDYGTIGVRGIGGTEESFPAIAAPLEFRKHVQEMLPN